The uncultured Fretibacterium sp. sequence TGGGGTGGCCCACATCTACTCCACCTTCAACAATACGATTCTCTGCATCAGCGACAGGGGCGGCAACGTCCTCTCCTGGTCCAGCGGGGGCAACGTGGGGTTCAAGGGGACCCGCAAGTCCACCCCATTCGCGGCGCAGATCTCGGCGCAGCAGGTGGCCAAGGGAGCTCAGGATCACGGCGTGCGTGAGATCGACGTCATCGTGAAGGGGCCTGGGCCGGGCCGCGAGTCCGCCATCCGCTCCCTTCAGGC is a genomic window containing:
- the rpsK gene encoding 30S ribosomal protein S11; this encodes MAKRTVRKGKKREKKNISYGVAHIYSTFNNTILCISDRGGNVLSWSSGGNVGFKGTRKSTPFAAQISAQQVAKGAQDHGVREIDVIVKGPGPGRESAIRSLQAAGLQVNLIRDTTPIPHNGCRPPKRRRV